Proteins encoded in a region of the Sporocytophaga myxococcoides DSM 11118 genome:
- a CDS encoding precorrin-2 dehydrogenase/sirohydrochlorin ferrochelatase family protein: protein MNHKESNDRKGNQLFPVFFKLEHLQVLVVGGGFVGLEKVSAIYKNCQKAQVTLVAPEIKDEIRTLALEFPLLKLEQREYQKSDLNRKDLVIAATSIRGLNKQVHDDAKVFRVLCNIADTPDLCDFYLSSVVQKGDLKIAVSTNGKSPTFAKRMREMLEDILPDSIDKILANLNQIREKLRGDFEYKVKKLDEITSVLKEKDKFDQNK from the coding sequence CTGAATCATAAAGAATCAAATGACAGGAAAGGGAATCAACTCTTTCCTGTTTTTTTTAAGTTGGAACACTTGCAGGTGCTTGTGGTTGGTGGTGGTTTTGTCGGACTGGAAAAGGTGTCTGCGATATATAAAAATTGTCAGAAAGCACAGGTAACTTTAGTTGCACCTGAAATAAAAGATGAAATCCGCACACTCGCACTTGAATTTCCATTACTAAAGTTAGAACAAAGGGAGTATCAGAAATCCGATCTTAATCGGAAGGATCTTGTTATAGCTGCCACTTCAATAAGAGGTCTTAATAAACAGGTGCATGATGATGCCAAAGTTTTCAGAGTGCTTTGCAACATTGCGGATACGCCTGATCTATGTGATTTTTACCTGAGTTCAGTTGTTCAGAAAGGAGATTTGAAGATAGCAGTTTCAACGAATGGTAAATCCCCGACATTTGCGAAGAGAATGAGAGAGATGCTGGAAGACATTTTACCTGATAGCATAGACAAAATACTTGCTAATCTGAATCAGATCAGAGAAAAATTAAGAGGGGATTTTGAATATAAAGTAAAGAAACTTGACGAGATTACGTCAGTTTTGAAAGAAAAGGATAAATTTGATCAGAATAAATAA
- a CDS encoding DinB family protein yields MRENFYRLYQFNHWANKKLAEVLKNDYCEEGARLLSHIVNSELIWYGRINNETYHSIKLWQLHEPFLLKVYAVESSLNFFQLIDTCPEDDFLKEVKYKNTKGEALETCLSDILFHVVSHGSYHRGQVNKALIEAGKEPVNVDYITFSRLGKS; encoded by the coding sequence ATGAGGGAAAATTTTTATCGCTTGTATCAGTTCAATCACTGGGCTAATAAAAAGCTGGCGGAGGTATTGAAGAATGATTATTGTGAAGAAGGCGCAAGGTTGCTAAGTCATATTGTTAATTCAGAATTGATCTGGTATGGGCGAATAAATAATGAAACTTATCATTCTATAAAACTTTGGCAATTACATGAACCTTTTTTGTTAAAGGTATATGCAGTTGAAAGTTCTTTGAATTTTTTTCAGTTAATAGATACTTGTCCGGAAGACGATTTTTTAAAAGAAGTAAAATATAAAAATACCAAAGGTGAGGCTTTAGAAACGTGCCTTTCTGATATATTATTTCATGTTGTTAGCCATGGCTCTTATCATCGCGGGCAAGTAAATAAAGCCCTCATAGAGGCAGGGAAGGAGCCAGTAAATGTTGATTACATTACTTTCTCAAGACTTGGTAAATCGTAA
- a CDS encoding DUF5723 family protein: protein MKKLLPLFFIAFSVNQSFAQQEFSSFTSTGRGVSTTFVTDYQTIGINPANLGLHTEYETKHVTLGLMEGAASAYSNALSKTTFGKSLTEYNDIFNQHDKIKAAQQFAGNGVAANVDLMALGFAIQSDKLGGFAFSIKESMRWYSQFSGLTADLLFRGKTSAYFDQLKLNNGEIVANDPSQYEQYEAIGIDQGMASNQLKLSALFDGSKIKNNWYREYNLNYGRKVFGNDLLYITAGVGVKYLQGFNYTNCEVKNGKIVMAGAFNPYFEIDFGVGAANNPSAINNENYQSIGNGFGFDFGADVVINEKITIGAAITNIGSINYTGNVYTIKDTTLASMASEGSNNYNIFSQAPNILAKSGTLKWEGQKNIKAKLPTMFRLGASIRLIEIVNVGFDFIMPTNKEAGNFEKPYIGVGGDIKPIRWIRLSTGINTGGNYISRANVPFGLTIVVGENGTWELGAATRDIVTYLRQKGPNLSFAFGFLRFRL from the coding sequence ATGAAAAAACTTTTACCCCTGTTTTTTATAGCTTTTTCAGTTAATCAATCATTTGCTCAACAGGAATTCAGTTCTTTTACCTCTACGGGACGGGGAGTCTCCACAACATTTGTAACAGATTATCAAACAATCGGAATAAACCCTGCTAATCTAGGCTTACATACTGAATATGAAACAAAGCATGTAACATTGGGATTAATGGAAGGTGCTGCTTCCGCATACTCTAATGCTTTGAGTAAAACAACATTTGGAAAAAGTCTTACTGAGTACAATGACATCTTCAATCAACATGATAAAATTAAAGCGGCACAGCAATTTGCTGGAAATGGTGTTGCTGCCAACGTAGACCTGATGGCTTTGGGATTTGCTATACAAAGTGACAAATTGGGAGGCTTTGCATTTTCAATTAAAGAATCTATGCGTTGGTATTCTCAATTCAGTGGTTTGACTGCCGATCTGTTATTCAGAGGAAAAACTTCAGCCTATTTTGATCAATTAAAGCTAAATAATGGTGAAATAGTTGCTAATGATCCAAGCCAATATGAACAATATGAAGCTATAGGTATTGATCAAGGGATGGCAAGCAACCAACTAAAACTCTCAGCACTTTTTGACGGATCGAAAATTAAAAACAACTGGTATCGGGAATACAATTTAAACTATGGACGAAAAGTCTTCGGTAATGATTTGCTGTATATCACTGCGGGTGTTGGTGTAAAATATCTACAAGGCTTTAACTACACAAACTGTGAAGTTAAAAATGGAAAAATAGTTATGGCTGGAGCTTTTAATCCATATTTTGAAATAGATTTTGGAGTAGGTGCAGCAAATAATCCATCGGCAATAAACAACGAAAACTATCAATCCATAGGAAATGGATTTGGTTTTGATTTTGGAGCAGATGTAGTTATAAATGAAAAAATAACTATAGGTGCAGCCATTACCAATATTGGTTCTATTAATTATACAGGAAATGTATATACAATAAAAGATACAACTCTAGCCTCTATGGCTTCTGAAGGATCCAACAACTATAATATATTTTCGCAGGCTCCCAATATACTTGCCAAATCCGGAACATTGAAATGGGAAGGTCAAAAAAACATAAAAGCTAAACTCCCAACAATGTTTAGACTTGGAGCCAGCATAAGATTGATTGAAATCGTTAATGTTGGTTTTGACTTTATCATGCCGACAAACAAAGAAGCGGGCAATTTTGAAAAACCATACATAGGAGTTGGTGGCGATATCAAGCCAATCCGATGGATAAGACTGTCAACGGGTATAAATACAGGTGGTAATTATATCTCCAGAGCAAACGTACCATTTGGACTAACCATAGTTGTTGGTGAAAACGGAACATGGGAGCTAGGAGCAGCTACCAGAGATATTGTCACTTATTTAAGACAGAAAGGGCCAAATTTATCTTTTGCGTTTGGTTTCTTAAGGTTTAGACTTTAA
- a CDS encoding rhodanese-like domain-containing protein yields MKEISVTELKELIDKGENFQLIDVREPGEFQAANLGGELIPLATVPQNVAKFSKDKMVVVHCRSGKRSGDAIRFLETNFGYTNLYNLKGGILAYKAEIDPSLNP; encoded by the coding sequence ATGAAAGAAATATCTGTAACTGAGCTGAAGGAGCTTATTGATAAAGGTGAAAATTTTCAACTGATTGATGTCCGTGAGCCAGGTGAATTTCAGGCTGCGAATTTAGGTGGTGAACTTATCCCATTGGCGACAGTACCTCAGAATGTTGCAAAATTTTCTAAAGATAAAATGGTTGTAGTGCATTGCAGAAGCGGCAAAAGAAGCGGAGATGCTATCAGATTTTTGGAAACGAATTTTGGTTATACCAATCTCTATAACCTCAAAGGTGGAATATTAGCATATAAGGCAGAGATTGATCCAAGTTTAAATCCTTAA